In Ignavibacteriota bacterium, a single genomic region encodes these proteins:
- a CDS encoding biopolymer transporter ExbD — translation MADVGGGGAPRGHDKKKKKKKMRRISIRIDMTPMVDVAFLLLTFFIMTTTMSRPQTMEINLPPGETQVEVAESNLLTLRVKEDGSIFWNIGVEKPNKIEFAKLRETLEQKAAQNPKLITLIKIDRKGKYVMMVDIMDELNLANITRFSLAPMEETDKKILEQAETAS, via the coding sequence ATGGCTGATGTTGGTGGCGGTGGTGCCCCTCGCGGACACGACAAGAAAAAGAAAAAGAAAAAAATGCGCCGGATTAGCATCCGTATAGACATGACACCGATGGTGGACGTAGCATTTTTATTACTCACATTTTTCATCATGACGACGACGATGAGTCGTCCGCAAACGATGGAAATTAACTTGCCTCCCGGTGAGACGCAAGTTGAAGTTGCAGAAAGTAATCTGCTCACGCTTCGTGTAAAAGAAGATGGTTCAATCTTCTGGAACATCGGAGTTGAAAAGCCCAATAAGATTGAGTTTGCAAAACTTCGCGAAACGTTAGAACAGAAAGCGGCTCAAAATCCGAAACTGATTACACTCATCAAGATTGACCGAAAAGGAAAATACGTGATGATGGTGGATATCATGGATGAGCTGAATCTTGCAAACATTACTCGTTTCAGTTTAGCGCCGATGGAAGAAACTGACAAGAAAATCCTTGAACAAGCAGAAACAGCATCGTAG
- a CDS encoding TonB family protein yields the protein MTQVEATVQYGMRELKKLYQKYAFVGLAIAALMHFGIIGVYYLVGYLQEEEEPVVMVRITKYTDLGPPPSITNAEAAPAVQVSAPVARPTVGVPVPVPDAEVSPEQTIASQEELAAVQSPVISMDGDGGGIQVEQDLKVELDEEPPDFVPVEKQPVPVKQVPPEYPDIAKRAGVQGTVWVKCLVDKEGKVKKAVIMKSDAEIFNEPAIQAALQWVFTPAIMNNGPVAVWAAIPFRFVLNK from the coding sequence ATGACACAAGTAGAAGCAACAGTCCAATATGGAATGCGCGAGTTGAAAAAACTCTATCAAAAGTATGCTTTTGTAGGGTTGGCAATTGCCGCATTAATGCACTTTGGAATTATCGGTGTGTATTATTTAGTCGGTTATCTTCAGGAAGAAGAAGAGCCGGTTGTAATGGTACGCATAACAAAATATACAGACTTAGGTCCTCCTCCTTCAATCACAAATGCAGAAGCGGCTCCTGCAGTTCAGGTGAGCGCTCCGGTTGCCCGACCGACCGTCGGCGTGCCGGTTCCCGTGCCTGATGCTGAAGTCAGTCCCGAACAGACAATTGCATCACAGGAAGAACTTGCGGCAGTGCAAAGCCCGGTTATTTCGATGGATGGAGATGGTGGCGGAATTCAAGTCGAACAAGATTTGAAAGTCGAGTTAGATGAAGAACCGCCCGATTTCGTTCCGGTTGAAAAGCAACCCGTGCCTGTCAAGCAGGTTCCCCCCGAATATCCTGACATCGCAAAACGCGCCGGTGTTCAGGGAACGGTCTGGGTGAAATGCCTGGTGGACAAAGAAGGAAAAGTTAAGAAAGCGGTCATCATGAAAAGCGATGCGGAAATCTTTAACGAGCCGGCAATTCAAGCCGCGCTCCAATGGGTTTTCACACCGGCAATCATGAACAACGGACCCGTTGCCGTTTGGGCGGCAATTCCGTTCCGCTTTGTGTTGAATAAATAA
- a CDS encoding sigma-54-dependent Fis family transcriptional regulator: MKHRGSIIIIDDEPNILKTLTIGLQSLGFEVDGFLNPINALEHVKEKKYSLAFIDLMMQPMDGMAVLKELRRCCPEVTAVMITAYGTVDTAVEAMKMGAYDFLQKPFDLKELQAFTEKVFEYHQLQQEVRDLRSKLADVKSANIITKNSVMLQQLELATQVADSMLTVLIEGESGTGKELVAQFIHEQSVRKEKPFVKVNCAALAESLLESELFGHTKGAFTGAYKDREGRFEVAEGGTLFLDEVGEIPQSVQVKLLRFLQSREFERVGENITRKVDVRVIAATNRRLIELLQEGSFREDLYYRINAVRISLPPLRERPEDLLLLIYHFIKKFSGGRNEVEISAESVKLLTSYRWPGNIRELENVIERASILARDGIINTQHLPEEIQHADTEKIGLLSLEHIEQQHISRVLKVTKDLDEASKVLNIDPATLWRKRKKYGL; the protein is encoded by the coding sequence ATGAAGCATCGCGGAAGTATTATAATAATTGATGATGAACCAAATATCCTGAAAACCTTAACAATTGGTTTGCAATCGCTTGGATTTGAAGTTGATGGTTTTTTGAATCCCATCAATGCTCTTGAACATGTGAAAGAAAAAAAATATTCGCTTGCGTTTATTGATTTGATGATGCAACCGATGGATGGAATGGCGGTGCTGAAAGAACTTCGTCGTTGCTGTCCGGAAGTGACCGCCGTAATGATTACGGCGTACGGAACGGTGGATACTGCTGTCGAAGCAATGAAGATGGGCGCGTATGATTTTCTTCAGAAGCCGTTTGACCTGAAAGAACTCCAAGCGTTCACGGAAAAAGTATTCGAGTATCATCAACTTCAACAGGAAGTGCGGGACTTGCGAAGTAAATTGGCAGATGTAAAGTCAGCCAATATCATCACAAAAAATTCAGTCATGCTTCAGCAACTTGAATTGGCGACACAGGTAGCCGATAGCATGTTAACTGTGTTGATTGAAGGGGAAAGCGGAACAGGAAAAGAACTTGTTGCTCAGTTTATTCATGAGCAAAGTGTTCGGAAGGAGAAACCTTTCGTGAAAGTAAATTGTGCCGCGCTTGCCGAGAGTTTATTGGAGAGCGAATTATTTGGACATACCAAGGGCGCGTTTACCGGCGCGTACAAAGACAGGGAAGGAAGATTTGAAGTTGCTGAGGGAGGAACACTGTTCTTGGATGAAGTAGGAGAAATTCCTCAGTCGGTTCAGGTGAAGTTGTTACGGTTCCTGCAATCACGAGAGTTTGAACGCGTCGGAGAAAATATCACCCGGAAAGTTGATGTGCGGGTGATTGCCGCGACGAACCGACGACTTATAGAATTACTTCAGGAGGGAAGTTTCCGGGAAGATTTGTATTACCGAATCAATGCTGTACGGATTTCACTTCCACCGCTTCGCGAACGCCCCGAAGATTTACTTTTGCTGATTTATCATTTCATCAAGAAATTTTCAGGCGGAAGAAATGAGGTGGAAATCTCTGCTGAATCAGTGAAACTACTGACTTCGTACCGTTGGCCCGGGAACATTCGTGAGTTGGAAAATGTCATCGAGCGGGCTTCGATATTAGCGCGGGATGGAATCATTAATACTCAACATCTGCCGGAAGAAATTCAACATGCCGATACGGAAAAAATCGGATTGCTTTCACTCGAACATATCGAACAGCAACATATATCCCGCGTACTCAAGGTCACGAAAGACTTAGACGAGGCATCGAAAGTGTTGAACATTGACCCTGCAACACTCTGGCGAAAGCGAAAAAAGTACGGGTTGTAA
- a CDS encoding STAS domain-containing protein — protein sequence MAVKAKTEKNGRIGIIEIKGSLVGDSETDSFREAYSDLIEQGNKFLVINLKKVNYINSSGIGALIGSHTSYAKIGGEVKLAGLSNNVQNLLVVTKLIDIFDTHDTVEEAVQSFVKEKSLS from the coding sequence ATGGCTGTTAAAGCGAAGACAGAAAAAAATGGTCGCATCGGAATTATCGAAATCAAAGGCTCGTTAGTCGGCGATAGTGAAACCGATAGTTTCCGGGAAGCATACAGCGACCTCATCGAACAGGGAAATAAGTTTTTAGTTATCAATCTCAAAAAGGTTAATTACATCAACAGTTCGGGAATCGGTGCGCTGATAGGTTCTCACACTTCCTACGCGAAAATCGGTGGGGAAGTAAAGTTGGCAGGCTTAAGCAACAATGTTCAGAACTTGCTCGTCGTAACCAAACTAATTGATATTTTCGACACACACGATACCGTCGAAGAAGCAGTACAGAGTTTTGTAAAAGAAAAATCACTAAGTTAA
- a CDS encoding MotA/TolQ/ExbB proton channel family protein, whose amino-acid sequence MKQSVFATILVVGALAISFAIYLYILGSPDNFSDGENREKPTNLMGTVYTGGPIVPVLITLSIMVITYVIERMLSLKKAQGRGSLASFLKNLQGALATGDIETAIAACDKQRGSMANIIRSGLEKYSALAKDKNLEASKQMDEVQRSIEEATALEMPILERNLIAMSTIASVSTMFGLLGTVVGMIRAFSALANAGAPDAVQLSIGISEALINTALGIFGGIVGIIAYNFFVNKVDHFTYMIDEASYDVIQTLTAKTK is encoded by the coding sequence ATGAAACAATCCGTATTCGCCACCATTTTAGTGGTTGGCGCTCTTGCAATATCGTTCGCAATCTATCTTTATATTTTAGGAAGTCCGGATAACTTCTCCGACGGAGAAAACCGGGAAAAACCAACCAACCTTATGGGAACCGTTTATACAGGCGGACCAATCGTGCCTGTGTTAATCACGCTCTCCATTATGGTTATCACATATGTTATTGAGCGAATGCTCTCGCTAAAGAAAGCCCAGGGACGCGGTTCATTAGCATCATTTTTGAAAAATCTTCAAGGTGCATTAGCCACCGGGGATATAGAAACCGCGATCGCCGCGTGTGATAAACAGCGGGGTTCGATGGCAAACATTATTCGCTCCGGCTTGGAAAAATATAGCGCCCTCGCGAAGGACAAGAATTTAGAAGCAAGCAAGCAGATGGATGAAGTCCAACGCTCCATCGAAGAAGCAACAGCATTAGAAATGCCGATTCTCGAACGGAACCTGATTGCAATGTCAACCATTGCTTCAGTTTCTACGATGTTCGGTCTTCTTGGAACGGTCGTCGGTATGATTCGCGCATTCTCTGCATTGGCAAACGCCGGCGCACCGGATGCAGTTCAACTTTCGATTGGTATTTCCGAAGCGCTTATCAACACCGCGCTTGGTATCTTCGGCGGTATCGTTGGTATTATCGCGTACAACTTCTTCGTCAATAAGGTTGACCATTTCACCTATATGATTGATGAAGCAAGTTATGATGTAATTCAAACATTAACAGCAAAAACGAAGTAA
- a CDS encoding tetratricopeptide repeat protein, translating to MKTIIKNICSFVLVTLIVATSTHADDRYLNCMDAFNKKDYASAIPCLREANRKDKKNPKGFFYLGKALLAIDSAEAAVPELIQARELDTANIEVYVLLGDAYVKQNLYSVSIDFYKKAADMDSLNPNYHEKLADAYMKTRQYTEAATAYRRVIARDTSNLEMFKKLGNLLYKAKQYANSLPFLVHYVSRDTNAIEEKYSVVNAMYLTNRFAELIPYGENLLKSDSTKIDVLRMVSYGYVKAKDYANAEISYLKLEQKDTLTAEEYLELAKALKAMEKNDSAIVYYEKAKQKDSTLTAIFYDLGSLYMGKKMYKEAAENFERKIATDTTSGYQFASHLNAGLCLMQLKEYNASLAHIKASLEIRPDYLQGWSSLAACYAQMEDSTAQQRIANQKVIELITTGGEESLEKNKGKLEEAYRVEGIISFTEKNYDRALTNLLKAYQLDPKNCQTNLLIAQCYAVQKKNDDAKKYLCKVLNQCPKNEDAKKLAAFIGVVNGDCK from the coding sequence GTGAAAACAATTATCAAAAACATTTGCTCATTCGTTCTTGTCACTCTTATCGTTGCAACATCAACTCATGCTGACGATAGATATTTGAATTGTATGGACGCATTCAATAAAAAAGATTATGCATCTGCAATTCCCTGCCTGAGAGAAGCCAATCGCAAAGACAAGAAAAACCCGAAAGGATTTTTCTATCTTGGAAAAGCATTGCTTGCTATTGATTCTGCTGAAGCCGCTGTTCCGGAATTGATTCAAGCGCGTGAGTTAGATACTGCAAACATTGAAGTGTATGTGCTACTCGGTGACGCGTACGTAAAGCAAAATCTTTATTCTGTCTCGATTGATTTTTATAAAAAAGCGGCTGACATGGATAGTTTAAATCCTAACTATCATGAAAAATTAGCCGATGCCTATATGAAGACCCGCCAATACACAGAAGCCGCAACTGCCTATCGCAGAGTTATTGCCCGTGATACATCAAACTTAGAGATGTTTAAAAAACTCGGCAACCTATTGTATAAAGCGAAACAATATGCCAACTCATTACCGTTTCTCGTTCATTACGTTTCAAGAGACACCAACGCAATAGAAGAAAAATATTCAGTCGTCAACGCGATGTATCTGACTAATCGTTTTGCGGAGTTGATTCCTTATGGTGAGAATCTTTTAAAATCTGACTCTACCAAAATAGATGTGCTGAGAATGGTTTCTTACGGCTATGTGAAAGCGAAAGATTATGCGAATGCCGAAATTTCATATCTGAAACTTGAACAAAAAGATACGTTGACTGCTGAAGAATATCTTGAACTTGCTAAGGCGTTAAAGGCGATGGAGAAAAATGATTCAGCAATTGTTTATTATGAAAAAGCAAAACAAAAAGATTCAACTCTCACTGCAATTTTTTATGACCTCGGTTCATTATACATGGGAAAGAAAATGTATAAAGAGGCGGCAGAAAATTTTGAACGAAAGATTGCAACCGATACAACTTCCGGTTATCAATTTGCTTCGCATCTTAATGCCGGTTTGTGTTTGATGCAGTTGAAAGAATACAACGCATCGCTTGCACATATCAAAGCAAGTCTTGAAATTCGTCCCGACTATTTACAAGGATGGAGTTCCCTCGCGGCATGTTATGCACAGATGGAAGACTCGACTGCTCAGCAACGCATTGCAAATCAAAAAGTAATTGAATTGATAACCACTGGTGGGGAAGAGAGTTTAGAGAAGAACAAAGGAAAGTTAGAAGAAGCATATCGAGTTGAAGGAATTATTTCCTTCACAGAAAAAAATTATGACCGTGCTTTGACAAACCTTTTAAAAGCCTATCAACTCGACCCGAAGAATTGCCAGACAAATTTACTTATTGCACAGTGTTATGCAGTTCAAAAGAAGAACGACGATGCAAAAAAGTATCTTTGCAAAGTACTCAATCAATGTCCGAAAAATGAAGATGCGAAGAAATTAGCCGCGTTCATCGGTGTCGTGAATGGAGATTGTAAATAA
- a CDS encoding substrate-binding domain-containing protein yields MKSSLFRYSLVFVLALTFFGCWKERKETTTKGEVDVFVDESVFPVIKQQEEKFESLYAQAKVNLHSLTTREAIVRFLNVETTKVIITFRPMNGEEQSVAQRAGLKFQEMKIALDGVVLIVNKANPVESLRTTQLDSIFRGVTTKWNELGWKNSSYSIGTSIPDQNSGAFEVMAVKILHGEKFGPVANITSSADSLIEYVEQYENGLGFLSIGQLRGKDENVKILAISNPNAPDSLHREGEYFTPHQAHMYRGYYPITSEVYVYSRADKFNVGTGFVSFIASAAGQKYFLNYGLVPATMPVRLVELTKREINP; encoded by the coding sequence ATGAAGAGTAGCCTGTTCAGATATTCGCTCGTGTTTGTTCTTGCTTTGACATTCTTTGGTTGTTGGAAAGAACGAAAAGAAACAACCACCAAAGGTGAAGTGGATGTTTTCGTTGATGAATCAGTGTTTCCTGTGATTAAACAACAGGAAGAAAAGTTCGAGTCACTCTACGCTCAAGCAAAGGTGAATTTGCACTCGCTGACAACACGCGAAGCGATTGTAAGATTTTTGAATGTCGAAACGACGAAAGTGATTATTACATTTCGCCCGATGAACGGTGAAGAGCAGTCGGTTGCACAACGGGCAGGATTGAAATTTCAGGAGATGAAAATTGCTCTTGATGGTGTTGTACTGATTGTCAACAAAGCCAACCCGGTTGAATCATTACGAACGACACAACTTGACAGCATCTTCCGCGGCGTAACTACAAAGTGGAATGAACTTGGATGGAAGAACAGTTCGTATTCAATCGGTACGAGTATTCCCGACCAGAATTCCGGTGCGTTCGAAGTTATGGCAGTAAAGATATTGCACGGAGAAAAGTTCGGTCCGGTTGCAAACATTACCTCCTCAGCCGACTCACTCATTGAATACGTTGAACAGTATGAGAATGGTCTTGGTTTTCTTAGCATCGGTCAACTGCGCGGCAAGGATGAAAACGTGAAGATTCTTGCTATCTCCAATCCGAACGCTCCTGATTCGTTGCATAGAGAAGGAGAATATTTCACTCCTCATCAGGCACACATGTACCGCGGCTATTACCCGATAACAAGTGAAGTCTATGTCTATTCCCGTGCTGATAAATTCAATGTTGGAACCGGATTTGTTTCATTCATTGCAAGCGCAGCGGGGCAAAAATATTTTCTCAACTACGGACTCGTTCCGGCAACAATGCCCGTCCGTCTGGTTGAATTAACAAAAAGAGAGATTAACCCGTGA
- a CDS encoding sodium-translocating pyrophosphatase: protein MELTLILGISIFGLLFALYLIKDVMRRPTGSEKMQEISNAIKQGAEAFLRRQNKTIIYLALALGLLIYILYAFVRAHNEHDPASQADLALWTTLSFILGAACSVAAGYMGMWVSIRSNIRTAAGALKDMNSALQPALRGGAVSGFFVVAMSLLGVAGLFALVDAAGVTDDVTKIPLLIVGYGFGASFVALFAQLGGGIYTKAADVGADLVGKVEAGIPEDDPRNPAVVADLVGDNVGDCAGRGADLFESTAAENIGAMILAAGLYKANVGIFESHGLTLIGVLLFPLVARAFGILASIVGIMMVKVKNEKEDPMKALNRGYWITSVLAIIGFFVASRWLLGEQYYFNFFLCGLIGVLTSIAFVLITQYYTEYKYRPVKFIAEASQTGPATNIISGIAIGMESTGYPVLVIAAAIVSAYFLGANSGLEHAGLFGTAVATMGMLGTAAYILAMDTFGPITDNAGGIVEMSQQPHEIRERTDRLDSVGNTTKALTKGYAVGSAALAAFLLFSAYIDEVKIYMPTFEGVINLNKPEVFVGALFGAVLVFLFSSMAIKAVGRAAYAIINNVRDQFKNNPGIMLGTTKPDYGQCVDIATRAALKEMVLPGLLVVGMPVVVGLVFKWLFVSQGSPVHGASGAEVVGGFLMVGTIVGILMALFLNNSGGAWDNAKKYIETGAYGGKKSDPHKASVVGDTVGDPFKDTAGPSLHVLIKLLSTITLVLAPLFI, encoded by the coding sequence ATGGAATTAACTCTTATTTTAGGCATCAGTATCTTCGGTTTACTCTTTGCGTTGTATCTCATCAAGGATGTAATGAGGCGACCGACCGGAAGTGAAAAGATGCAGGAAATTTCCAACGCGATTAAGCAGGGAGCGGAAGCCTTCTTGCGTCGCCAAAACAAAACCATCATCTACCTTGCGCTTGCGCTCGGACTTCTTATTTACATTTTATACGCCTTCGTTCGTGCGCATAACGAGCACGACCCTGCGTCTCAAGCCGACCTTGCGCTTTGGACTACGCTTTCTTTTATTCTCGGCGCTGCATGTTCTGTTGCCGCTGGGTATATGGGGATGTGGGTTTCTATCCGCTCAAATATTCGTACTGCCGCGGGCGCATTGAAAGATATGAACAGCGCATTGCAACCGGCGTTACGAGGCGGTGCTGTTTCAGGATTCTTTGTCGTAGCAATGAGTTTGCTTGGCGTCGCAGGATTGTTTGCTTTAGTGGATGCCGCCGGAGTTACTGACGATGTGACAAAAATTCCTTTGTTGATTGTCGGTTATGGTTTCGGTGCAAGTTTCGTTGCGCTTTTTGCACAACTTGGTGGAGGAATTTATACAAAGGCGGCTGATGTCGGCGCAGACCTTGTTGGAAAAGTCGAAGCCGGAATTCCCGAAGATGACCCCCGCAATCCTGCTGTGGTCGCTGACCTTGTCGGTGATAATGTCGGTGATTGTGCCGGTCGTGGCGCTGACTTGTTTGAATCAACAGCGGCAGAAAATATCGGAGCAATGATTCTCGCGGCGGGTTTGTACAAAGCTAACGTCGGTATTTTTGAAAGTCATGGTTTGACACTTATTGGTGTTTTACTCTTCCCGCTTGTAGCGCGTGCATTTGGTATTCTTGCATCCATCGTCGGAATCATGATGGTCAAAGTGAAAAATGAAAAAGAAGACCCGATGAAAGCATTGAACCGTGGTTATTGGATAACCTCAGTTCTGGCAATTATCGGATTTTTTGTTGCCTCACGTTGGTTGTTAGGTGAACAATATTATTTCAATTTCTTCTTATGTGGTTTGATTGGAGTGTTGACTTCGATAGCATTCGTTCTCATAACTCAGTATTACACTGAATACAAATATCGTCCTGTGAAGTTTATTGCAGAGGCATCGCAAACCGGACCCGCAACAAACATTATCAGTGGTATTGCAATCGGGATGGAATCAACCGGTTATCCGGTACTTGTTATTGCCGCCGCAATTGTAAGCGCATATTTCCTCGGCGCAAACTCTGGACTTGAACACGCTGGATTGTTCGGAACTGCGGTTGCTACGATGGGAATGTTAGGAACTGCCGCGTATATTCTTGCAATGGATACGTTTGGACCCATCACCGATAACGCAGGTGGAATTGTTGAAATGAGTCAACAACCGCATGAAATTCGCGAGCGAACAGACCGACTTGATTCTGTCGGAAACACAACAAAAGCCTTAACGAAAGGTTACGCAGTTGGTTCAGCCGCGCTTGCCGCATTCCTTCTGTTCAGCGCTTACATTGATGAAGTGAAAATTTACATGCCGACGTTTGAAGGAGTCATCAATCTCAACAAACCGGAAGTGTTTGTCGGTGCGTTATTCGGCGCGGTGTTAGTATTTTTATTCTCCTCGATGGCGATTAAAGCAGTTGGTCGTGCCGCCTATGCAATCATCAACAATGTACGTGACCAATTCAAAAACAATCCAGGAATTATGTTGGGAACAACAAAACCGGATTATGGACAATGCGTTGATATTGCAACACGAGCGGCATTGAAAGAAATGGTTCTGCCGGGTTTGCTAGTGGTTGGAATGCCTGTTGTGGTTGGACTTGTCTTCAAATGGTTATTTGTTTCTCAAGGTTCTCCTGTTCATGGAGCGAGCGGCGCTGAAGTTGTCGGTGGTTTTCTCATGGTTGGAACGATTGTGGGAATTCTCATGGCGCTCTTCCTCAATAACAGCGGCGGCGCGTGGGATAATGCAAAGAAATACATAGAAACCGGCGCGTACGGTGGAAAAAAATCCGACCCGCACAAAGCATCGGTTGTGGGCGATACAGTGGGTGACCCGTTCAAAGATACAGCCGGTCCATCGCTTCACGTGTTAATCAAATTACTCTCAACCATTACCCTTGTGTTAGCTCCGTTGTTTATCTAA
- a CDS encoding biopolymer transporter ExbD, translating into MPKFKKARIAVKIDMTPMVDVAFLLLTFFMLTTQFRPPEEVQIILPSSHSAFKLPETDVMMVSISKDSRVFLGFDSQKMRQRIFGEENKLKAGVEVDIKALPDLLIRARTANPKLRTVVKGDVDAEYGITEDVMDVLQKTNITRFNLITDLEK; encoded by the coding sequence ATGCCAAAATTTAAAAAAGCCCGGATTGCTGTCAAGATAGACATGACTCCGATGGTGGACGTGGCGTTTCTGTTGTTGACATTCTTTATGTTGACGACGCAATTCCGTCCGCCGGAAGAAGTTCAGATAATCTTGCCATCATCCCACTCAGCATTCAAATTGCCTGAGACTGACGTGATGATGGTAAGTATCTCCAAAGATAGCCGAGTCTTTTTAGGATTTGATTCACAAAAGATGAGACAAAGAATATTCGGTGAAGAGAATAAACTCAAAGCCGGAGTGGAAGTTGATATTAAAGCGCTTCCCGATTTGTTGATTCGCGCGAGAACGGCAAATCCTAAACTGCGTACGGTAGTCAAAGGAGATGTGGATGCGGAATATGGAATCACCGAAGACGTGATGGATGTTCTGCAAAAGACCAACATAACTCGTTTTAACCTTATCACAGATTTAGAAAAGTAG
- a CDS encoding TonB family protein, with protein MTAILNSDHFRTRGLQNLSYQKNAFYGLTFALLFHLSFIATYYFTNSLDGGVNPQSDSGIIFCRLTPFPVPITDVATGTGYKVTIPLSKPTFGVPIPVPGVEISPEKTIATQREISQANDSQLRNYFGTGKEIVSQPIIKIENEAEPPIDSFIAVEIRPQIVKQIVPDFPDIARRAGVEGTVWVNCLVDKNGRVKKAIVMKTDNPIFNESATEAAMQWLFTPAIMNDGPVTVWATVPFKFQLNK; from the coding sequence ATGACAGCAATATTGAACTCAGACCACTTCAGGACGAGAGGATTGCAAAACTTATCCTATCAAAAGAACGCGTTTTACGGATTGACCTTCGCCTTACTTTTTCATCTCTCCTTTATCGCGACTTACTATTTTACGAATAGTTTGGATGGTGGTGTTAATCCTCAAAGTGATTCAGGAATTATTTTTTGTAGATTAACACCTTTTCCAGTTCCTATAACAGATGTAGCTACAGGAACAGGTTACAAAGTCACAATACCTTTAAGTAAACCAACTTTTGGTGTGCCGATTCCTGTTCCCGGTGTTGAGATTTCTCCTGAAAAAACAATTGCGACTCAACGGGAGATTTCCCAAGCGAATGATTCTCAACTGAGAAATTATTTTGGAACAGGAAAAGAAATTGTTTCTCAACCAATTATAAAAATTGAAAATGAAGCAGAACCACCAATTGATTCATTTATTGCTGTTGAAATCCGACCACAAATAGTAAAACAAATTGTGCCCGATTTTCCTGATATCGCTCGTCGTGCTGGTGTTGAAGGAACGGTTTGGGTGAACTGCCTTGTTGATAAAAATGGAAGAGTGAAAAAAGCAATTGTCATGAAAACCGATAACCCGATTTTCAATGAATCGGCAACCGAAGCGGCAATGCAATGGTTGTTTACTCCTGCCATCATGAACGATGGTCCCGTTACAGTTTGGGCAACAGTACCGTTTAAATTTCAATTGAACAAGTGA